A region from the Medicago truncatula cultivar Jemalong A17 chromosome 6, MtrunA17r5.0-ANR, whole genome shotgun sequence genome encodes:
- the LOC25496035 gene encoding ABC transporter C family member 10 isoform X3, protein MFQFFEQSFHSKDMIMLQIFFYHKREGKDKMQDIWNVICGDDDSACSLLQGKPFCFDFEVLMNPSSCINHLLIIFLNLLLLIMLTFVMIQKSLARSIQDQTRVERYSKLQLVSAITNGSLGLLHFFLGIWILEEKLRKNLTVFPHTWWPLQLLHGFTWILVALTISLLPKQLPRTCLRLFTMLIFFVSGILCALSLSFALSSKELSLKIALDVLSFLGVLLLLFCTYKVCKDEDTDKEVDGSLYAPLNSRVLDVDPVRHISLTPFAKAGLLSRMSFWWLNPLMKKGQKKTLEGKDIPKLQESDRAEVCYSLFIEQLNRKKQKDPSSRSSVLWTIVFCHRREILISGFFAFLKVLTLSSCPIILNAFILVAEGNQSFKFEGYFLAISLLFIKILESLSQRQWYFRSRVIGMKVRSLLIASIYKKQLKLSNAARLIHSSGEIMNYVNVDAYRIGEFPFWFHQTWTTVLQLSIALVILFRAIGLATIASLVVIFLTVLLNAPLAKLQHKYLSKLLVAQDERLKASSEALVNMKVLKLYAWEMHFKNSIEILRIVEEKLLSSVLLQKAYSLMLFWFSPTLVSAATFLACYLLKVPLHANNVFTFITTVRLVQDPISTIGDVIGVIIQAKVAFSRVVKFLEAPELQTTSVRKSYNDEKLKGSILIKSADFSWEYNILMATIRNINLTVRAGQKIAICGEVGSGKSTLLAAILGEVPNTKGKIEVYGKFAYVSQTAWIQTGTIQENVLFGSPLDTQRYEESLHRSSLMKDLELFPYGDLTEIGERGVNLSGGQKQRIQLARALYQNADVYLLDDPFSAVDAHTAKNLFNEYILEGLSEKTVVFVTHQVDFLPSFDSILLMSGGKIQQASTYHDLLIFSQEFKDLVNAHKNIGNPNHLLDVTSTPIHSKSSREIKQYSIEKSSNAKYGDQFIEQEEREKGDAGWKPYLQYLNQKSGYIYFFVGSLSYVIFVICQISQNSWMAANVDDPQVSTLQLITVYLLIGVSSTVFIIIRALPAAALGIQSSKVLFRQLMNSLFHAPMSFYDTTPLGRILSRVSLDLSIVDLDISFNLSYYIASNITYYSGLIVLTSVAWQVLFVCIPMAYVIIRLQRHYYACAKELMRMNGTTKSAVANHVAETTAGAMTIRAFEEEDRFFNKNLDLIDVNASAFFHSFSSNEWLIQRVETAYAIVLASAAFSIAMLPLDTLSSGFIGMALSYGFSLNSALVYTIQYQCILENYIVSVERINQYSHIPSEAQEVSEGNHPPINWPDVGKVEIKDLKEGTRLVLSVELAAENLH, encoded by the exons atgtttcaattttttgagCAAAGTTTTCACTCTAAAGATATGATTATgttgcagatttttttttaccacaaaAGAGAAGGTAAAGATAAAATGCAAGATATTTGGAACGTGATTTGTGGCGATGATGATTCAGCTTGTTCTTTACTTCAAGGAAAACCTTTCTGTTTCGATTTCGAGGTTCTGATGAATCCTTCTTCATGCATCAACCATTTGTTGATCATTTTTCTTAATCTGTTGTTGCTAATAATGTTGACATTTGTTATGATTCAAAAGTCTTTGGCGAGGTCAATTCAGGATCAGACTAGAGTGGAAAGGTATTCAAAGTTGCAGCTAGTTTCTGCAataaccaatggctctcttggtttgttgcattttttcttAGGCATTTGGATTTTAGAGGAGAAGTTAAGGAAAAACCTCACTGTTTTTCCTCATACTTGGTGGCCACTACAACTTCTTCACGGATTTACATGGATCTTAGTTGCTTTAACTATAAGTCTTCTGCCGAAACAACTTCCAAGAACATGCTTGAGACTGTTTACTatgcttatattttttgtttctggTATTTTATGTGCTTTGTCCTTATCTTTTGCACTTAGCAGCAAGGAACTGTCCCTTAAGATAGCTTTAGATGTTCTATCTTTTTTGGGAGTACTTTTACTGCTCTTCTGCACATACAAAGTATGTAAAGATGAAGATACTGACAAGGAAGTAGATGGAAGTCTATATGCCCCTTTGAATAGCCGGGTCCTTGATGTTGATCCTGTTCGACATATAAGTCTAACCCCATTTGCCAAAGCTGGACTCCTTAGTCGGATGTCATTTTGGTGGTTGAATCCACTGATGAAAAAGGGTCAAAAGAAAACACTCGAGGGCAAAGACATCCCAAAGTTGCAAGAGTCGGATAGAGCAGAAGTATGTTATTCGTTATTTATAGAACAATTGAATAGAAAAAAGCAGAAGGATCCATCATCTCGATCATCGGTGTTATGGACAATTGTTTTTTGCCACCGGAGAGAGATTTTGATATCTGGATTCTTTGCATTTCTCAAGGTACTCACTCTTTCTTCTTGTCCTATAATATTGAATGCCTTTATACTGGTGGCTGAGGGTAATCAAAGTTTCAAATTTGAAGGTTACTTTTTGGCAATCTCACTTTTGTTTATCAAGATTTTAGAGTCCCTATCTCAAAGGCAATGGTATTTTCGCTCAAGGGTTATTGGTATGAAAGTTAGGTCATTACTTATTGCATcaatttataagaaacaattgaaatTATCCAATGCTGCTAGATTGATTCACTCTAGCGGTGAGATAATGAACTATGTGAACGTGGATGCCTATAGAATCGGAGAATTTCCGTTTTGGTTTCACCAGACATGGACAACAGTCCTCCAACTATCAATTGCATTAGTAATTCTTTTTCGCGCTATTGGATTGGCAACAATTGCATCGTTGGTGGTGATATTTTTGACCGTGCTTTTGAATGCTCCACTAGCAAAGTTACAACATAAGTATCTAAGTAAACTTCTGGTGGCCCAAGATGAAAGGTTGAAAGCTAGTTCTGAGGCTCTGGTGAACATGAAAGTGCTAAAGTTATATGCATGGGAAATGCATTTTAAAAATTCCATTGAAATCCTAAGAATTGTTGAAGAAAAATTGTTATCTTCAGTGCTATTACAAAAGGCATACAGCCTTATGCTCTTTTGGTTTTCACCTACTTTGGTCTCTGCTGCTACCTTTTTGGCTTGTTACCTCTTGAAAGTTCCTCTCCATGCAAATAATGTTTTCACATTTATCACAACCGTGCGCCTTGTGCAAGATCCTATTTCAACCATTGGAGATGTTATTGGAGTGATCATTCAAGCAAAGGTTGCTTTTTCTCGGGTTGTGAAATTTCTCGAGGCACCTGAGCTTCAAACTACTAGTGTCAGAAAGAGCTACAATGATGAGAAGTTAAAgggttcaattttaattaagtcTGCAGATTTTTCATGGGAGTATAATATATTGATGGCAACAATACGAAACATTAATTTAACGGTTAGAGCAGGGCAAAAAATAGCTATTTGTGGAGAAGTTGGCTCAGGAAAATCAACTTTATTAGCAGCAATTCTCGGAGAAGTACCAAATACTAAGGGGAAA ATTGAAGTTTATGGAAAGTTTGCTTATGTTTCTCAAACAGCTTGGATTCAAACTGGAACAATAcaggaaaatgttttgtttggatCACCTTTGGATACTCAAAGGTATGAAGAATCACTTCATAGGTCTTCACTGATGAAGGACCTTGAGTTGTTTCCGTATGGTGATCTAACCGAGATAGGAGAGAGAGGTGTTAATCTAAGTGGGGGTCAAAAGCAGAGAATTCAACTTGCTCGAGCTCTTTATCAAAATGCTGATGTATATCTCTTGGATGATCCTTTCAGTGCTGTTGATGCGCACACTGcaaaaaatttgttcaat GAATACATATTGGAAGGACTCTCTGAAAAGACAGTCGTTTTTGTGACTCATCAAGTTGACTTTCTCCCGTCATTTGATTCTATTTTG TTGATGTCAGGTGGGAAAATCCAACAAGCTTCTACATATCATGATCTACTAATCTTTAGCCAAGAATTTAAGGACCTTGTTAATGCACACAAAAATATTGGCaaccctaatcatcttttagaCGTTACTTCAACCCCAATACATTCAAAGTCTAGTCGAGAGATTAAACAATATTCCATAGAGAAGTCGTCTAATGCTAAATATGGTGATCAATTCATTGAgcaagaagagagagaaaaaggagacGCAGGGTGGAAGCCTTACTTACAGTATCTGAATCAGAAAAGCGGCTACATATACTTCTTCGTCGGTTCTCTTTCTTATGTGATATTTGTGATCTGCCAGATATCGCAAAACTCATGGATGGCTGCTAATGTTGACGATCCTCAAGTCAGCACATTGCAATTGATTACAGTTTACTTGTTGATTGGAGTTAGTTCTACGGTTTTCATTATAATCAGAGCTCTACCTGCAGCTGCTTTGGGAATTCAATCATCAAAGGTTTTATTTAGACAGTTAATGAATTCTCTTTTTCATGCACCAATGTCTTTCTATGACACCACACCCTTGGGAAGGATACTTAGTAGG gtATCATTAGATCTGAGCATTGTGGATCTTGATATCTCTTTTAACCTCTCATATTATATAGCATCCAATATAACTTACTATTCAGGTCTAATAGTCTTAACATCGGTCGCTTGGCAAGTCTTGTTTGTGTGTATACCAATGGCTTATGTTATTATTCGTTTACAG AGACACTACTATGCATGTGCAAAAGAACTTATGCGGATGAATGGCACGACTAAATCCGCTGTAGCTAATCATGTAGCTGAAACTACTGCTGGAGCAATGACAATAAGGGCTTTTGAGGAAGAAGACCGTTTTTTCAACAAGAATCTTGATTTAATTGATGTCAATGCTAGTGCTTTCTTCCACAGTTTTTCCTCAAATGAGTGGTTGATCCAACGAGTAGAAACAGCGTATGCAATTGTTCTTGCCTCTGCAGCATTTTCTATTGCTATGCTTCCATTAGACACTTTATCATCTG GTTTTATTGGTATGGCCCTTTCTTATGGCTTTTCATTAAACAGTGCCTTAGTATATACCATTCAATACCAATGCATTCTCGAAAATTATATAGTATCAGTAGAAAGGATAAATCAATACTCTCATATACCAAGTGAGGCCCAAGAAGTGAGTGAAGGAAATCATCCTCCAATCAATTGGCCAGATGTTGgaaaagttgaaataaaagACTTGAAG GAGGGCACAAGATTGGTATTGTCGGTAGAACTGGCAGCGGAAAATCTACACTGA